One Fusarium falciforme chromosome 1, complete sequence genomic window carries:
- a CDS encoding Endoglucanase yields the protein MKSAIVAALAGLAAASPTRLIPRGQFCGQWDSETAGAYTIYNNLWGKDNAESGEQCTTNSGEQSDGSIAWSVEWTWTGGQGHVKSYPNAVVEIEKKILGEVSSIPSAWDWTYTGNGIIANVAYDLFTSSTESGDAEYEFMIWLSALGGAGPISNDGSPIATVELAGTSWKLYQGKNNQMTVFSFVAESDVNNFCGDLADFTDYLVDNHGVSSSQILQSVGAGTEPFEGTNAVFTTNNYHADVEY from the coding sequence ATGAAGTCCGCCATCGTCGCAGCTCTAGCCGGCCTAGCCGCTGCCTCACCAACCCGCCTGATCCCCCGAGGCCAGTTCTGCGGCCAGTGGGATTCCGAGACGGCGGGAGCCTACACCATCTACAACAACCTCTGGGGCAAGGACAATGCCGAGTCCGGGGAGCAGTGCACCACCAACAGCGGCGAGCAGAGCGACGGCAGCATCGCCTGGTCCGTCGAGTGGACCTGGACCGGTGGTCAGGGGCATGTTAAGTCGTATCCCAACGCTGTTGTCGAGATCGAGAAGAAGATTCTTGGAGAGGTGTCTAGCATTCCTTCGGCTTGGGACTGGACTTATACCGGCAACGGTATCATTGCCAACGTCGCCTACGACCTCTTTACGAGTTCCACAGAGTCAGGAGACGCCGAGTACGAGTTCATGATCTGGCTGTCAGCTCTGGGAGGAGCTGGACCGATCAGCAACGACGGATCACCAATCGCAACCGTCGAGCTCGCCGGCACATCTTGGAAGCTGTACCAAGGCAAGAACAACCAGATGACTGTCTTCAGCTTCGTTGCCGAGTCAGACGTCAACAACTTCTGCGGCGACCTGGCAGATTTCACCGACTACCTCGTCGACAACCACGGCGTCAGCAGCTCCCAGATTCTGCAGAGCGTGGGTGCCGGTACCGAGCCTTTTGAGGGTACCAACGCTGTCTTTACTACCAACAACTACCACGCCGACGTTGAATACTAA
- a CDS encoding C2H2 type master regulator of conidiophore development brlA: MQFESDFRFDMDDSFSLCSQPMSCPSTSTSFSSASSAYDPFTPTSRRSTPHEFGTMEFDGPYSASSQRTELTPPSSSMGKFLFGPVKSEPEQMPFSDGLPNTPIKREHIGFDYEQMLEMNMAHQGSMGSLTPSNSFGMYGYSPEASMGAASFMMTPTQSLSGSEAADTASSWSCANDSPISFFPSKQLSSEFESFDLDRHSQSPLGAYSLHDPNSPNRMRAQRKMMVHEIQRKTTELQRAQIRSSRKRSDKPESAQVDVVRRAMCKCDYPGCHKAFRRNEHLKRHKQTFHGEGPNRFSCEFCGKDQFNRQDNLNNHRKLHARPNSRNRGVEFIPAAVPVIEQEERSRKRRAPSKAKAEKRDPEY, encoded by the exons atgcAGTTCGAGTCGGATTTCCGGTTCGACATGGACGACAGCTTCAGCCTGTGCAGCCAACCCATGTCCTGcccttcaacctcgaccagCTTCTCATCCGCCTCGTCCGCATATGACCCCTTCACGCCTACATCTCGACGATCAACTCCTCATGAATTCGGCACCATGGAATTTGACGGCCCCTACAGCGCGTCCTCGCAACGGACCGAGCTGactcctccttcatcctcgATGGGCAAGTTCCTCTTTGGCCCTGTCAAGTCAGAGCCTGAGCAGATGCCTTTCTCGGATGGTCTTCCCAACACTCCCATCAAGCGAGAGCATATCGGCTTCGATTATGAGCAGATGCTTGAGATGAACATGGCTCACCAAGGTTCCATGGGATCATTGACACCGTCCAACTCTTTTGGCATGTATGGATACTCTCCAGAGGCATCCATGGGAGCAGCGTCTTTCATGATGACCCCCACTCAGAGCCTATCTGGTTCTGAAGCTGCCGACACCGCCTCATCCTGGTCCTGCGCCAACGACAGCcccatctccttcttccccAGCAAGCAGCTCTCGAGCGAATTTGAGTCTTTTGACCTGGACCGACACTCCCAGTCCCCGCTGGGTGCTTATTCTCTGCATGATCCCAACTCGCCCAACCGGATGCGTGCTCAGCGAAAGATGATGGTGCACGAGATCCAGCGAAAGACCACTGAGCTTCAGCGTGCCCAGATTCGATCATCACGGAAGCGATCTGACAAGCCTGAATCCGCACAAGTCGACGTTGTCCGGAGGGCCATGTGCAAGTGTGATTATCCTGGCTGCCACAAGGCGTTCCGACGCAACGAGCATCTCAAGCGTCACAAGCAAAC TTTTCACGGTGAAGGCCCCAACCGCTTCTCTTGCGAGTTCTGCGGAAAGGATCAGTTCAACCGCCAGGACAACCTCAACAACCACCGCAAGCTGCACGCACGACCCAACAGCCGCAACCGCGGAGTTGAGTTCATCCCAGCGGCAGTTCCTGTGATCGAGCAGGAGGAGCGCAGCCGGAAGCGACGAGCGCCGtcgaaggccaaggccgagaagcgGGACCCCGAGTACTGA